One window from the genome of [Clostridium] celerecrescens 18A encodes:
- a CDS encoding transcriptional repressor, whose amino-acid sequence MEKLTNINEKRKTPDSRSYHRTRMQKELIIEKLKEKGCRITKQRSTLLDIILEHECSSCKEIYYKASGVDETIGAATVYRMVNILEEIGAISRKNMYKVVYSETCPMEEACTVVLDDETTYQLSAKNWNSVVQAGLAACGYLDGQKISSIIVRPCECENADCI is encoded by the coding sequence ATGGAGAAATTAACGAACATCAATGAGAAAAGAAAAACGCCTGATTCCAGAAGCTATCACAGGACGAGAATGCAGAAAGAGCTGATCATTGAAAAGCTGAAGGAAAAGGGCTGCAGAATCACAAAGCAGCGAAGTACGCTGTTAGATATCATATTGGAGCATGAATGCTCCAGCTGCAAGGAGATTTATTATAAGGCATCAGGCGTTGACGAAACGATCGGCGCTGCGACCGTCTACCGGATGGTCAATATCCTGGAGGAGATCGGAGCCATCAGCAGAAAGAACATGTATAAGGTCGTTTATTCGGAAACCTGCCCCATGGAGGAGGCATGTACTGTAGTTTTAGACGATGAGACCACCTATCAGCTTTCTGCAAAGAACTGGAACTCAGTGGTTCAGGCCGGCCTTGCCGCATGCGGATACTTGGACGGTCAGAAAATATCCTCCATCATTGTCAGACCCTGTGAATGTGAAAACGCAGACTGCATCTGA
- a CDS encoding PTS transporter subunit EIIC, with the protein MKEFWQKFGKSLLLPISTIAVAGIFSGLAAAMQNSAIVGETFANLVYVQNFIGFIRKLAGLVFGNLPLFFCMSIAIGMAKDEKPTAAFSAVLGFLVFHYTLNYILGLKGITAESTSITKLMEQGMSQVDATIVNAKYETMLGYFTLRMNVFGGILVGLLVNALHNRFYTITLPSAVNFFGGKRFVPLITIITIPLAGIASYFIWPFFNTFIGLIGNWINSIGVFGPFVYGAANRLLIPTGLHHILNQVVRFTPVGGTADIDGQTVMGALNIFNTAIASNSRVPNDVFQMGARYVGQGHSLIVIFGLPAAAFAMYRSADDQNKKRVKALLSASVTASILTGVTEPLEFSFMFISPVLFLFHVIMTGIGYMTAAMLHSSVGGVQAGLIDFTIFGIFRGAQSKWYLVVLIGIGMAAIYYYGFTYLIRKFNISTPGRNEVTDTEDEKTALVNSGSGTKLAEQILEYLGGRENIGEINNCFTRLRVTIKDMSLVQEHNLKSTGATGIVCPSANQIQVIYGLKVESIARDVKALYHTKHTGKD; encoded by the coding sequence ATGAAAGAGTTTTGGCAAAAATTTGGAAAATCGCTGCTTCTGCCCATTTCTACGATAGCAGTCGCCGGTATATTCAGCGGTCTTGCAGCAGCAATGCAGAACAGCGCAATTGTAGGGGAAACTTTTGCGAATCTTGTTTACGTCCAGAATTTTATTGGTTTTATCCGTAAGCTGGCTGGACTGGTATTTGGAAACCTGCCTTTGTTTTTCTGTATGTCTATCGCCATAGGCATGGCAAAGGATGAAAAACCGACCGCGGCATTTTCCGCTGTCCTGGGCTTCCTTGTATTTCATTACACGTTAAATTACATTCTGGGACTGAAAGGCATTACCGCTGAATCCACCAGCATCACTAAGCTTATGGAACAGGGGATGTCACAGGTGGATGCAACCATTGTAAATGCTAAGTATGAGACCATGCTGGGATATTTCACACTCCGCATGAATGTATTCGGAGGCATTCTGGTAGGACTTCTTGTAAACGCTTTGCATAACCGGTTCTACACGATCACACTTCCAAGTGCCGTTAATTTTTTCGGTGGAAAACGTTTTGTCCCGCTGATTACCATTATCACCATTCCGCTGGCAGGAATCGCATCTTACTTCATCTGGCCGTTCTTTAACACATTCATCGGACTGATTGGAAACTGGATCAACTCCATTGGCGTATTCGGACCATTTGTATACGGTGCAGCCAACAGGCTTTTGATCCCCACCGGCCTTCATCATATTCTTAACCAGGTGGTACGCTTTACACCGGTAGGCGGAACAGCAGACATAGATGGTCAGACTGTTATGGGTGCATTAAATATTTTTAATACTGCCATTGCGTCAAACAGCCGGGTCCCAAATGATGTATTTCAGATGGGCGCGCGCTACGTAGGACAGGGGCACTCCCTTATCGTTATCTTCGGCCTTCCGGCTGCTGCCTTCGCAATGTACCGGTCTGCGGATGATCAGAACAAAAAAAGAGTTAAGGCACTGCTTTCCGCAAGCGTTACTGCTTCAATCCTTACGGGAGTTACAGAGCCGCTGGAATTTTCCTTTATGTTTATCTCACCGGTGCTCTTCCTGTTCCATGTAATCATGACAGGGATCGGTTATATGACGGCTGCTATGCTCCATTCCAGTGTTGGGGGCGTTCAGGCAGGACTGATTGATTTTACGATTTTCGGTATCTTCCGGGGTGCACAGAGCAAGTGGTACCTTGTGGTACTGATCGGCATCGGTATGGCAGCTATCTACTACTACGGCTTTACCTACCTGATCCGAAAGTTTAATATTTCAACTCCCGGAAGAAATGAAGTGACGGATACAGAAGACGAAAAAACAGCACTTGTAAATTCCGGAAGCGGTACAAAGCTGGCGGAACAGATACTGGAATACTTAGGCGGCAGAGAAAACATCGGTGAAATCAACAACTGCTTTACCAGACTGCGTGTTACCATCAAGGATATGTCCCTAGTACAGGAGCACAATTTAAAGTCAACCGGTGCAACAGGCATTGTCTGTCCTTCTGCCAATCAAATACAGGTCATCTACGGGTTGAAGGTTGAAAGCATTGCAAGAGATGTGAAAGCATTGTATCACACGAAGCATACAGGAAAGGATTAA
- a CDS encoding ABC transporter substrate-binding protein, whose amino-acid sequence MKKTGLAILMAAAAAAILTACGGTGKQAANTNSSDLKKVTFVLDWTPNTNHTGLYVAEEKGYFKAEGLEVEIVQPPEDGAAVLVASGKAQFGMSFQDSMAPALAGENALPITAVAAVIQHNTSGIISRKGEGMASPKGMEGKKYATWDIPVEKAMVKDVVVDGGGDFSKVQLIPSTVTDEVSALKSKSVDAIWIFYAWAGVKMEVEGLDTDYFAFADLNPAFDYYTPVIIAGNDFLKQEPETARAFLRAVSKGYEDAEKDPEEAAGILLKAAPELDEKLVMESQKYLADKYQADAKAWGYIDPERWNRFYGWLNENGLSNPEIPENAGFSNDYLPQ is encoded by the coding sequence ATGAAAAAAACAGGTTTGGCAATCTTAATGGCGGCAGCGGCTGCCGCAATTCTCACTGCCTGCGGGGGGACCGGGAAACAGGCAGCAAATACGAATTCATCGGATTTAAAAAAAGTAACATTTGTTCTGGACTGGACTCCCAATACCAACCATACCGGACTTTATGTGGCTGAGGAAAAGGGGTATTTTAAAGCTGAAGGGCTTGAGGTAGAAATCGTTCAGCCTCCGGAGGATGGAGCGGCAGTACTGGTGGCCTCCGGAAAGGCCCAGTTTGGAATGTCCTTTCAGGACTCCATGGCTCCGGCTCTGGCAGGGGAAAATGCCCTTCCCATAACGGCAGTGGCAGCGGTCATCCAGCATAACACCTCCGGTATAATTTCCAGAAAAGGCGAGGGGATGGCATCTCCAAAGGGAATGGAAGGAAAGAAATATGCCACCTGGGATATTCCGGTGGAAAAGGCCATGGTAAAAGACGTGGTAGTAGACGGTGGAGGCGACTTTTCCAAAGTGCAGCTGATACCCAGCACTGTTACTGATGAGGTTTCCGCATTAAAATCAAAATCAGTGGATGCCATCTGGATCTTTTATGCATGGGCAGGCGTCAAAATGGAAGTAGAAGGCCTTGATACGGATTACTTTGCATTTGCAGATTTAAATCCGGCGTTTGATTATTACACGCCGGTCATTATTGCAGGAAATGATTTCCTAAAGCAGGAACCTGAGACAGCCAGAGCTTTTTTAAGGGCTGTGAGCAAAGGATATGAGGATGCAGAAAAAGACCCGGAGGAGGCAGCCGGTATCTTACTTAAGGCAGCACCGGAGCTTGATGAAAAGCTGGTGATGGAAAGCCAGAAATATCTGGCGGATAAATATCAGGCGGATGCGAAAGCGTGGGGATATATAGATCCGGAACGGTGGAACAGGTTTTATGGCTGGCTGAATGAGAATGGTCTTTCAAATCCTGAGATTCCGGAAAATGCCGGATTTTCAAATGATTATCTGCCTCAGTAA
- a CDS encoding HD-GYP domain-containing protein, whose amino-acid sequence MNRGSEFKLCTGGIDYHEIIECIVSALDAKDPYTAGHSQRVSDMALTLSELLELDKDEIEKIHIAAHLHDIGKIGVPDSVLNKPDKLSEAEWECMKKHPRIGADILSKSRHLKELKDIVLYHHERFDGNGYPEGLKGEEIPLGARIIAICDSIDTMTSDRGYRSAYSLKHCYKEIEKNLGIMYDPVIGALALKHWGRLTF is encoded by the coding sequence ATGAATAGAGGATCAGAATTTAAGTTATGCACAGGTGGCATTGATTATCATGAAATCATCGAGTGCATAGTGAGTGCATTGGATGCCAAAGATCCCTATACCGCAGGGCATTCCCAAAGGGTGAGCGATATGGCGCTGACCCTTTCGGAGTTATTGGAGCTTGATAAAGATGAGATAGAAAAAATACATATAGCTGCCCACCTTCATGACATTGGAAAGATCGGAGTTCCGGACTCTGTGTTAAATAAACCGGATAAGCTTTCCGAGGCTGAGTGGGAGTGTATGAAAAAGCACCCAAGGATAGGAGCTGATATTTTAAGCAAATCCCGTCATTTAAAGGAGCTGAAAGATATTGTCCTGTACCATCATGAACGTTTTGACGGAAACGGGTATCCGGAAGGCTTAAAGGGGGAGGAGATTCCTCTGGGAGCCAGGATCATAGCCATCTGTGATTCCATCGATACCATGACCTCAGACCGGGGGTACCGGAGTGCTTATTCTTTGAAGCACTGTTATAAAGAAATTGAAAAGAATTTGGGAATAATGTACGATCCGGTGATCGGGGCCCTGGCATTAAAGCATTGGGGGCGCTTGACTTTCTGA
- a CDS encoding MurR/RpiR family transcriptional regulator — protein sequence MMNFFDQLSNRGIKLNPTEERIVNYLLEHYGILQDLKIAKVAEELYLSPNSIVRLCKKLGYHGFSELKYQIIHDRKQYGIEAAEQQTSVMDSLKQTLAINSRQNIEKTARLIYESRQVIFFALGLSRIVALDLAKKLEHLNKIIIVPDDRDNCILYANNLTPGQIAFFISYSGSTDIICKLSYIAQTRGVPIVTLTGMSQNPISGSSVVSLYAYFRKLNFRDADITSRIGFYLVTELILEEYMKLFRLEQQLEDEID from the coding sequence ATGATGAATTTTTTTGACCAACTGTCAAACAGGGGAATAAAGCTGAATCCTACAGAAGAAAGAATTGTAAATTATTTGCTGGAACATTACGGCATTTTACAAGATTTAAAAATTGCCAAGGTGGCGGAAGAATTATATCTTTCACCCAACTCCATTGTCAGGCTTTGTAAAAAGCTGGGCTATCACGGGTTCAGTGAGTTGAAATACCAGATCATACATGACCGGAAACAGTACGGAATAGAGGCCGCTGAGCAGCAGACCTCTGTTATGGACAGCTTAAAACAGACACTGGCCATTAATTCCCGGCAGAACATTGAGAAAACTGCAAGGCTGATTTATGAAAGCCGCCAGGTGATATTTTTTGCACTGGGCCTTTCCAGGATCGTGGCTTTGGATCTGGCTAAAAAGCTTGAACATTTGAATAAGATCATTATTGTCCCTGATGACCGCGATAACTGCATCTTGTATGCCAATAATCTGACACCAGGACAGATCGCTTTTTTCATCAGTTATTCCGGAAGCACGGATATCATATGCAAGCTCTCCTACATTGCCCAGACCAGGGGAGTTCCTATCGTTACGCTTACAGGAATGAGTCAGAACCCGATTTCCGGCAGCAGTGTGGTAAGCCTGTATGCCTATTTTAGGAAACTGAACTTCAGGGATGCCGATATTACATCACGGATTGGTTTTTACCTGGTGACGGAATTGATTCTGGAAGAATATATGAAGCTTTTTCGTTTGGAACAGCAGTTAGAGGATGAAATAGATTAA
- a CDS encoding ABC transporter permease: MKRKSQSITSKLWSCSAVISLLVLWQGISSFGLVDRFLLPSPISVGRALATEFPILAVNAGITLAEAFTGLFLGVATGFVIAVIMDHFEGLYRAFYPLIVLTQTVPTVAIAPLLVLWFGYGMAPKVILIVLTTFFPITVGMLTGFKSVNPDAVNLLKSMGAGRVKIFRYIKLPGAMGQFFASLRISVSYAVVGAVISEWLGGFGGLGVYMTRVKKSFAFDKMFAVIFLISAISLLLMKGVDVLSKKCMPWNNQ; this comes from the coding sequence TTGAAAAGAAAGTCACAAAGCATCACAAGTAAGCTTTGGTCCTGCTCTGCGGTTATTTCGCTTCTGGTTTTGTGGCAGGGGATCAGTTCTTTCGGTCTTGTGGACCGCTTTCTGCTCCCTTCGCCCATCAGTGTCGGAAGGGCATTAGCCACGGAATTTCCGATACTGGCAGTCAATGCGGGCATCACCCTTGCCGAGGCGTTTACCGGGCTTTTCCTGGGGGTGGCAACCGGATTTGTGATCGCTGTGATCATGGATCATTTTGAAGGACTTTACCGGGCTTTTTATCCGCTTATCGTTCTTACACAGACCGTTCCAACGGTAGCCATTGCCCCTCTTCTGGTATTGTGGTTTGGCTACGGAATGGCTCCTAAGGTGATCCTAATTGTCTTAACCACCTTTTTTCCCATTACCGTGGGCATGCTTACCGGTTTTAAGTCAGTGAATCCGGATGCGGTGAACCTTTTAAAATCCATGGGAGCCGGGAGAGTCAAAATATTTCGCTATATCAAGCTTCCCGGAGCCATGGGACAGTTTTTTGCAAGTCTTCGGATCTCGGTTTCCTATGCCGTGGTCGGGGCGGTCATCTCCGAATGGCTGGGAGGCTTTGGCGGACTGGGTGTATACATGACCCGGGTGAAAAAATCCTTTGCCTTTGATAAGATGTTTGCGGTCATTTTTCTAATATCGGCCATCAGCCTTCTTCTTATGAAAGGGGTGGACGTGCTTTCTAAAAAATGCATGCCATGGAATAATCAGTGA
- a CDS encoding ABC transporter ATP-binding protein, which yields MTHLKVEGITKSFDEKTVLKGVSLELKEGELVSLLGVSGGGKTTLFHIIAGLSLPDDGHVYLNGEEITGKPGAVSYMLQKDLLLPYRTIVDNVALPLLIKGMKKAEARKKAGEYFKQFGLEGTEKQYPSQLSGGMRQRAALLRTYLFSNRIALLDEPFSALDMMTKRGVHEWYLKVMDDIHLSTLFITHDIDEAILLSDRICMLTGSPGRITKEIIIKEPKPRNKDFNISKEFLEYKREILKHLEGI from the coding sequence ATGACACACTTAAAGGTGGAAGGCATTACAAAATCCTTTGATGAAAAGACGGTCTTAAAAGGCGTATCCTTAGAGCTTAAGGAAGGGGAGCTGGTATCACTTCTTGGAGTCAGCGGAGGAGGAAAGACCACACTGTTTCATATCATTGCAGGTCTATCACTGCCGGATGATGGACATGTGTATCTGAATGGTGAAGAAATTACCGGAAAACCGGGGGCTGTCAGCTATATGCTGCAAAAGGACCTTTTGCTTCCATACCGCACCATCGTGGACAATGTGGCCCTTCCCCTTCTTATTAAGGGCATGAAGAAAGCAGAGGCCAGGAAAAAGGCGGGAGAATATTTCAAGCAGTTTGGACTGGAGGGGACGGAGAAACAGTACCCTTCCCAGCTATCCGGCGGTATGAGGCAGAGGGCAGCCCTTTTAAGGACGTATCTGTTCTCCAACCGCATCGCGCTTCTTGACGAGCCATTTTCCGCTCTTGACATGATGACCAAGCGTGGGGTGCATGAATGGTATCTAAAGGTGATGGATGACATTCATCTTTCCACCCTTTTTATTACCCATGATATTGATGAGGCCATTCTTTTATCAGACCGCATCTGTATGCTGACGGGATCTCCCGGCAGAATTACAAAGGAAATCATCATAAAGGAACCCAAACCACGGAATAAGGATTTTAATATTTCTAAGGAATTTCTGGAATATAAGAGGGAGATTTTAAAGCATTTGGAAGGGATTTGA
- a CDS encoding family 4 glycosyl hydrolase — MKHKLKITIVGGGSTWTPGILNAFIRHMDTLPVTELVLYDMNAERQAPIGEYAQLLFRLHAPNVKVTYTTSKNVAYDSVDFVMVQIRTGGYHMREKDEKIPMEYGVLGQETCGPGGFAYGIRSLKDMIEIVKDVRKHSQNAWILNYTNPAAIVAYGLQREFPDDKRILNICDQPINLIHSFAKLLDVPAESLEPTYFGLNHFGWFTHLYNQNGQDLLPHLKERIKDKGFLPADAAERDPSWLDTYALVQDMVQDFDEYVPSTYLQYYIYPEYKASKLNPDYTRANEVMDGREKQVFSECRRAVSQNSLEGIHVVKNEAHGDMILSIAEAIYLNKNAYYIIMVKNEGIIENLPDDAVVEVTCLLGSRGPKPFHTGPVSVFYKALLENQYAYERLTCEAYFEGSYTKALQALTLNRTVTDAKKARKILDRLMEENKGYWPQLT; from the coding sequence ATGAAACATAAGTTAAAAATTACGATCGTGGGAGGCGGTTCCACATGGACCCCCGGAATATTGAATGCATTTATCCGCCACATGGATACTCTCCCGGTCACAGAGCTGGTTCTTTATGATATGAATGCAGAACGTCAGGCTCCTATTGGAGAATATGCACAGCTGCTATTCCGACTGCACGCGCCTAATGTAAAAGTCACTTACACAACAAGCAAAAATGTGGCCTATGACTCCGTCGATTTTGTTATGGTCCAGATCCGTACAGGCGGATATCATATGCGGGAAAAGGATGAAAAAATCCCCATGGAATACGGAGTGCTAGGTCAGGAAACCTGCGGTCCCGGCGGTTTTGCCTACGGGATCCGTTCCTTAAAAGACATGATCGAAATTGTAAAGGATGTGCGTAAACACAGTCAGAATGCATGGATCCTGAATTATACCAATCCAGCCGCCATCGTAGCCTACGGCCTGCAGCGGGAGTTTCCTGATGACAAAAGGATTCTCAATATCTGTGACCAACCAATCAACCTGATACATTCTTTCGCCAAGCTGCTTGATGTGCCGGCTGAATCCCTGGAACCTACCTATTTTGGACTCAACCATTTTGGATGGTTTACCCATCTTTACAATCAGAACGGTCAGGATTTGCTGCCCCATCTAAAGGAGCGGATAAAGGATAAGGGGTTTCTGCCTGCCGATGCCGCTGAGCGCGATCCTTCCTGGCTGGATACTTATGCACTGGTTCAGGATATGGTTCAAGATTTTGATGAGTATGTGCCTTCCACCTACCTCCAATACTATATCTATCCAGAGTACAAGGCATCCAAGTTAAACCCGGATTATACCAGAGCAAACGAGGTCATGGATGGCCGTGAAAAACAGGTGTTTTCCGAATGCCGCCGAGCAGTCAGTCAAAACAGTCTGGAAGGGATCCATGTAGTAAAAAATGAGGCTCACGGTGATATGATCCTTTCCATAGCGGAAGCTATATACTTAAATAAAAACGCGTACTATATTATAATGGTTAAAAATGAAGGAATCATTGAGAACCTGCCGGATGATGCAGTCGTGGAAGTGACCTGCCTGCTGGGCAGCCGCGGGCCTAAACCATTCCATACCGGACCTGTCTCTGTTTTTTATAAAGCATTGCTGGAAAACCAGTACGCCTACGAACGCCTGACCTGTGAAGCTTATTTTGAAGGCAGTTACACAAAAGCATTGCAGGCGCTGACGTTAAACCGTACCGTCACAGACGCCAAGAAAGCGAGAAAGATCCTTGACCGCCTGATGGAAGAAAACAAAGGTTATTGGCCCCAACTTACCTGA
- a CDS encoding thiamine-binding protein: MNASVAIQTLPEAKNDEELIRIVDQVIDYIKSTGLNYYVGPFETAIEGDYDELMDIVKECQHIAIRAGAPSVAAYIKVTYRPEGEVLTIEKKVTKHHK; the protein is encoded by the coding sequence ATGAATGCAAGCGTAGCGATCCAAACATTGCCTGAGGCAAAGAATGATGAGGAACTGATCCGTATTGTTGACCAGGTGATCGATTATATTAAGAGTACAGGACTGAACTATTATGTAGGGCCTTTTGAAACAGCCATTGAAGGGGATTATGATGAACTGATGGACATTGTTAAAGAATGCCAGCACATTGCCATAAGGGCAGGTGCTCCCTCTGTTGCCGCTTATATCAAAGTCACCTACCGGCCGGAAGGGGAGGTACTAACCATTGAAAAGAAAGTCACAAAGCATCACAAGTAA
- a CDS encoding ChbG/HpnK family deacetylase, whose product MCKMIINADDFGYSRAVNYGIIDAHLQGVLTSTTLLTNTPGFRHAAGLSKECPSLGVGLHLNIALGQPLTKGRTLTGEDGSFIKPRNLSTSHNYLPEDILNELEAQYQRFVEVMGKRPTHLDSHLFTTDSNPVMAAVARTLAEKYRLPLRNHDISGFPHVDFIQFRTYHGEPGLSYVYEHMDDISSRPYVELMSHPAYVDSYLLQSSSYNLQRLAELDFLVSRKTKDMLQKYSVELINYSQL is encoded by the coding sequence ATGTGTAAAATGATTATAAATGCAGATGACTTCGGTTATAGCCGGGCTGTCAATTATGGGATCATAGATGCTCATCTGCAAGGGGTACTTACATCCACTACACTATTAACCAATACTCCAGGCTTCCGGCACGCTGCCGGCCTGTCAAAAGAATGTCCTTCACTGGGAGTCGGCCTGCACTTAAACATCGCCCTTGGGCAGCCCCTTACCAAAGGAAGAACCCTGACCGGAGAAGACGGGTCTTTTATTAAGCCACGAAATCTATCCACCTCCCACAATTATCTGCCGGAAGATATCCTTAATGAGCTGGAGGCGCAATACCAACGGTTTGTGGAGGTAATGGGGAAAAGACCGACCCATCTGGATTCCCACTTATTTACAACAGACAGCAATCCTGTTATGGCTGCTGTGGCCAGGACACTCGCTGAAAAATACCGGCTGCCTCTTAGAAACCACGATATATCAGGCTTTCCCCACGTGGATTTTATACAATTCCGCACGTACCATGGGGAACCGGGCCTGTCTTATGTATATGAACATATGGATGATATCTCTTCCAGGCCATATGTAGAACTGATGAGCCACCCGGCTTATGTGGACTCATATCTGCTTCAATCCTCCTCTTATAATTTGCAGCGCCTTGCAGAACTGGATTTCCTGGTCAGCAGAAAGACAAAAGATATGCTGCAAAAATATTCGGTCGAATTAATCAATTACAGTCAGCTGTGA
- a CDS encoding FeoB-associated Cys-rich membrane protein encodes MGTLVVFIVVAGLVSLAVRSMIIDKKNGKSIQCGGDCKHCGGHCH; translated from the coding sequence ATGGGAACACTGGTTGTTTTTATCGTTGTTGCCGGGCTGGTGTCATTGGCGGTAAGAAGCATGATCATTGACAAAAAGAACGGAAAATCCATTCAGTGCGGCGGAGATTGTAAACATTGCGGAGGCCATTGCCATTAA